ATAAcagaggaggtcaactatcctcagtATTTTGACTTGAAGAGATTCTTTTATTTTTGGAGAAGACTTGCTACCTTTGCGCTCGTACCTACTTGAGGTGTTTTCTTGTATGTTCATGATAAGATAAAATTCTTATTTTGTTGGCAATACTTCTTTTAATTCTCTTGATGTGTCctctacaataaaaaaaaaattaagtataaATCATTCTTTGGTTTTATTGTTTCAAGCTAGATAATGTCTATCCACATTCTATTTTGATTTGAATTGGCCTTCAAACCATGGATCACAAAACGATGGATCTGAAGGCCCAGTAAATATTGGAACCACCTCAGTAGACTCTGTTTCAACCTTAATgaatgaactatatatatatatatatatatatatatatatatatatatatatatatatatatatatatgtttcaacCACATCAAGAAATTGTATCATTCAAGACAATGATAGCCATAAGCATCACTCGAAAATATCTCGTGTGTATGTATGTGGTGGTGGCTCTGATTGCCGAGAAACACTGCAATTGGAGCCGTCGAACGGAGCAAAAGCATAAACAACGTTCTTTACCCGCAAACATTACGAGAGCAAAGAGGATATGGCGGCAACGCTACCCTCGGAAATCTCCATTTCCCACAGCACACATGACGCTCTCCCTCGGTGTCGTGTGCCCAGCAAATCCGCCCTCATCTCCGCCATGAAGGTGAGCTCCCTTCTCGCGTCCTCCCATGACGGCAGAGCCGTCCATGCTCGCGTCGTCAAGGCCGGACTGGGGACCGACAGATTCGTCGCCAGCTCCGTCATCAGCTTTTACTCTTCCTGCTCCGACTTGGACTCTGCCCGCAAGGCGTTCGACGGAGTTCTTGTTAAGGATGTTGCGCTTCAGACCGCCTTGCTCATCGGCTACGCCCAGAATGGTGAAATTACCCAAGCGAGGGCCTTGTTCGATGGGGTGATGGAGAAGGACGTTGTTGCTTGGAACGCGATGTTGAGTGCTTACACTCACTGCGGGCTCCCGCAGGATGCTCTCCAACTGTTCAGGGAAATGCAGATGTCGAATTGTAGGCCGAACGAGGTCACGCTCATCGGTGCCCTCTCGGCTTGCTCTCAGATAGGCTGTCTTGCTTTGGGTGAATGGATCCATGGTTATCTCAGGAGGCATCCGGAGGTTAGGCGCACGACGACGCTGAACAATTCCCTCGTGCATCTGTATGCCAAGTGTGGAAAGATTAATGCTGCTTTGGATACGTTTCTTGAGCACGGTTCCAGGGACTTGGAGTCATGGAACACCATGTTGACTGGATTCGCGATAAACGGATGCGGAACCAGTGCTCTCTCCCTCTTCTCGCAGATGATGAAGCTTGGGGTGAGGCCGGACAGGATCAGCTTCGTCGGGGTTTTGATGGCTTGCAGTCACTTTGGCATGGTTGACGATGCTCGCAGATGTTTGGATTGCATGACAAGGTTCTACGGGATCGAGCCAAGCGCCGAGCACTATGGATGCCTGGTGGATGTTCTGTCTCGTGGAGGACATCTAGATGAGGCGAGATCGCTACTGGAGAGCATGCCGTGTGAAGCTGATGCATCTGCGTGGGGTGCTCTTTTAGGTGGATGCTTTGCCCACGGCAAGTATGAACTAGGCATAGAAGCTGCTGTGCATCTCATTCagctccaaccattggaagaaggTCGATATGTAGCGCTGCAGAATCTTTATGCTATGGTTGGTAGAACAGAAGATGCGTTGAGGGTGCGAAAGGTGATGTGTGATATGGGTATCAGGCGGTCTTCAGGGACAAGTATGATTGAAGTTGAAGGCGTTGTGCATGAGTTCTTAGCAGGAGATTTGTGACATTGACGATCCAAAGATGTGTTTGTGATGGTAAATGCATACTGGAAGGCCCCATGGGAGAATGTCTATAAAGATGAGCTCTGTAGCACCGGCTAGCTTGAGATCTAATGTCTACTCTAATGGAGGGAGATCTTGGATACAGGCACCATGAGACTTAGCTAGAGTGATGTTACTTCTCTTGTTCCCTTATTACTTCCTCCCCCTCTTTCTTCCCTCTCACTTTGACTCACAAGAGAGATACGAGTTTGGCAGAGTCGCGTAGCTAGAGAAAGCTATTATATAGTCTGCTCCGAAAGAGGTAGGTGTTGGAGGCAGGCTAATGAGATGGGCCAGTGTGCGTCGCGCAGGCAATGCCAAGGAGGAGCCGGCGCCGGAGAGGATAAGGTGCCTCGCGGCGGCGAGGGAGCCATGGTCGGCGGTTCTACAGTGTTACGAGATGCGTGCTGATGGTCATCTGTTGGCTAAGGCAGGGGAAGCAGTGAGCACGTGGAAGGCTTGCAGGCGGTGACGTGGGATGAGCTGCATCCCCAAATGCACATAAAATGCTGtcttttgttttcatttcatGAATATGTTGGTGACTATAATCCATCTTTGTCCCTCGCCTTTActgatctcctttttcttttgcacTGTGTCATTTCTTCTCACTTGAAGATGAGCACCAAATCTTCTCGAGCATGAGTTACTTCCAAAGAAGTGTACATTTCCCTCAAACAGGAACATGACATGAGTCCATATGAGACGCATGAGAGACTACATTTCTGCTTCCGAACGTCATATCACATGGGTGACATCTCACTGCACCAACACACAAAATATGCTCACACGGACAGTTCTTTTGTTCTACACTGAAGCACAAGACCAATACGAGGGATTTAATTAGAATCACAGCATCTCGGGCTATTCAATAAATTGTCATCTTCTGAATCAGATTCTATCATCGGATCTCGTATAGCAGCTTTGACTTGATGCTCAAGACATTGCAATTCGTAATTATCAATGAATACAGTGGCACAAAATTGTTTAGGGCTAAATGGTGTAATTGTTTTAGGGAGGATGGGGATGGCATCAGCCAATGAACAGATTTCTTGGACTTTTCTGTTAGACATCACAATTTTTTGTCCAAGAAAACAAAGATTATTAGTTAAAGCATCAACTAAAGGTCTTAATCCGAAGGTTTCCAAAGTCGTGCGACAAACCCAAGTCTGAGGCCATACATCACAATACAACTAAACATTCACTATAACTCTCACGATTTGCAGAGGTTAGCATTCTTTACACCCCATTCAGACGTCGTCGTAACCATTACTTGACCCAGCCATGCTATGAAGTTCAATCTTTCAAGCACAACATTTCTGCAAGGCTTAGCATATCAATTTCATGAACAGTTTCACCGGTGATGTTGTTTTGAATACCTTTTAAAACCAAAATACTAATAGGTAACAACTCTCTTAAAAAATAAGTTGAAGGTAGACATGTAACAAGATCCATACCTGCATCTAAAGTGTAAAGAGCGAAACTTGATATCGGTTACTTCTGTACAGGAATAAGCCCATCAATCAGACAACCATCGGCTCATGTCTCATCGTCAAAGCTTTCCATGTGATAGATGGCTGCCAGATCCATCTTTCACGAGGCCAATCGACTAACTTTTTATTTCATGTCAGTTCCTTTCAGGGGCATCACCTGTCTCTTTTCTCGAACATAGTTCCCTAGTATATGACCATACCTCATCTGCATTGCCAGAAATAAGCCTCTCCACCTTCCCCTCTTGTTGTTCTTGTCGGCTGCCCTTGCTCAAGGAAGATGGCACTGTTACTGGACTTCCTATAAGTGGAGTGGAAGGACAAAATGGTGAGGCAGAAGGCGTATTCTGAAACGAGAATGGGCTGGGCGATATCCTCTTATGAATTGGAATTCCTCCCAGTCCTCCCCGGTTAAATATAGAAATGGATTCCGGAGCTGCACAATTCTTTGTAGCATCATCCACAAAGATCAAGTCATCAATCCTTGCCACGATATTAAATGCCAAACTCTCCATAACCCTCGAGTAGCTCTCAAGTATAGACTGCCCTACATCCTGAAAGAGAGGTTAACATGCTTAATCACATGTCCCCAGAGTTTCTCACATGAGATAATCATGTCTGCTAAACAAAATGCAGTACTGCTGGTGTAATTTCACTACACATAATGTACAACTAACATTCATGATGAGGCCAATAATACAGACAATTTGGAGGAACTATGCTTGGAATTTGTAAGTTAACAAGTAATATACACCACTAGTTGTAATAGAAATATTCTACTTAGAAGCATCTGAGACCATTTGGGCAAAATATCAGCTATTAAGAGGATGTTACGAATTACCTTATTGTACTGAATCTTGTTCATATCAAGAATAGTCTGTGGAAGAGCAGGGTAACGAAGTCGTAAGCTCTGCAAAAGACCCTCACCCCGTTCTGCAAGGAACAGAAATCTTTCCGTGTCACCAACAAGTCCAATGAACTTTCCACTCCATGAGTTCTTTGCCTTAGATTGAGACTGCTTGCTTTGGCCCTTCAGCCGCCAAACATGTATTGCTGCCTCAATCCTATTCGCTATTTCTAGAATATGGTGCTCAGATGAAAGTTCTAAGCAGTCGAGTAGACACTCAGGTGAAAATGAATCAGCGGTTATGTAGCGGTAGATGATGTCACCTAAACAGGTTTTCCCATACTGCAATTCATCACAAttgaagaaaaatgaagaaacTCAGGCATAATGAGATGTGATAAACTTTATTGGGTATATACAATTAGAACGACTAGTGAActtaagaaaaagaaagaaagaatagatggGGGCTGGCTACATTGTTTTATCTGATTGAAGCTTACATATGATGGAAGTAATTCCAGATCAACATCTGCAACAGCTCAATGTGACATGTACCAGCTCAACTACTTGGAAAAGCCGAGAACATCACAACTGTCTCCACTGAATGCATCTTTTTTTTGTATGTATGATCATTTTATGACAATTGCACTCCTATTGGACATTCAGGTTTTTACATGATCATGCTCCTATCTCGGGCCAGATAACTTGGATATTATGCCATCTAAACTCATCAACAATGTGTTCCCTGCTTTTATTTGTGCTTGTGTCATCTCatgttttattttatgtatttttgcATCTTTTCTACCCAGTCTTCTGTGAATCATGTTCATCTTTTATGTATCCCATTTATCATGTGTGCTCATTTCAAAATTCCCTTAACATATCAATCTGTTGTTTTATTGTCTTTGGtgtatatgattttattattctaccCAAGCATGAATCACTCTGCTATTTGTCCTCTTTCAGGTTACTAAATTCCAGCACAGAGGGTATCAAGGGTATGTTGCTAAAAGTGTCATGAAGTGTTTACAGGGTTTGTATATCATCATAAAAACAACAATCAGTATCACTTTTTTGTTCTCTGTTCATGCAGTCATGGGTCCAGTTGATGATAACCATAGCATTCTTGACAATCTTCTTCCTAACTAAATCTTGTCCTCCTTTGTGCCTTTCTGTTCCTTGGTTTCAAAATAACACAATCTATAGTGATGAGAAAACAGGTACAAATCAAATATCACATGAGTTCTTCACAACATTTCTTATAAAATTCTTTCCCTTTATATGCCTTACAATGCCATGTCATTGGCTTATTGCATTCATTACAGAGAAGCACGAAaaggccccctatcaaaacaaCAGTTGCTCTCATGCAAATGTTAAAATCACTTCTTTTTTAGTCCAATGCATGTCTGTGTCAGTTTTAATATAATGCACCAACAACAAAGCATCAAAGAACTTCAGTCAGCAAATTCATGAAAGTTCCCAAAGGAATCCATCTTCCCATCAAGAACATGTTAAATAATTCATCTTTTTACATTATTTGTCATGACAAATTTTGATTACAAGTAAATAGTTACTAAAAGTATCTAAATAAACAATCAGGTTATATGATTTCCTACTATGGGACACTTAGCATAAAAGGCAGTTGATCAGAAGAAAGAACCTTTACAGAAAAGAGATTTGGTATTGCAACCATGTTGCACCTTCAATCCATATAGAAATGATAATTTATGTCTATATAAAGAATCAATTGCTAGATATCCTTCGAGGGTGGCAAAGAAGAATGTGAATATATAGTGAATGTGAATCAATTGTTAATAGTTAAAGCTAGCACTAGTTGAGCATGTCTTCAGTCCACATCTTGGATTATATAGAGAATGTGAAAGATGAAATATTCACCGACAAGTAGAATTAACATGAATCTTAAAATTGCTACATCATAGAAAAATAAGAGTTATTTAAAATTGTGAATAATCGTATTCTTCACTATGAAAAATTACACAGTTGTAGATGATCAACTATGCCAATGTCATTGTAATAAATTACAAAAACAAGCAAAGATGTACCCAATGTCCACATCCACAAGGGTTGATCTATTTAGTTGTCTACAACATATAGCTTCAGATTTAGTTGTGTACAACAAATAGCTTCAGATTTGCTATTTTGGGATCAAagattctctctctccctctctataGTTTCAACAATGTCTCTCATTCAATCATATAGTATTATGTCACATATATGCTTCATTTTAACCAGGGAGAAGATAAATAAACAAGCTAGTCATGGTCTATACCTTAGGTAATGTTTCAAAGTAGACATCAGGAGTCTCCATCTCAGAGAGCACTGCACTATTGATTGCCATGGCTGCCTTCAGGATCTGATTCGCACAATCCCTGGACAGCTGCAATCTCTTCCTTGCCTCCTCTGACAGACCAGTTGGTGGAACTCCCGGACAAGGTAACCACCATTTTTCCTCCTGCCTCGAAGACGCCCTCCTGAACGAGGAAGATGGACAAGTCTTGCTTGCATCTTCATCAGCATCAGTGACCAGGAATCCCCGGTCTACATACCAGAACTCAGTATTGCAGAATCCATCCAGCATGCCAAGAAGCATTGCGTCGAGCTTCTTGAGCGCTGGGAGGTTCATCTGGAGATCAGTGCGGTGACAAGAGACCATCACCTCGAACGACCTGCCGCCGGGTAACTCTTGGATGGAGGGGACGAGTTCCACGATATAATCACTTACGCTCAAGAGCCAATCCATCTCCCTTCGCCACATTGTCTTCTTCTGCGGCGCCAGGGGCTCCAATCTCCATAATTCCCCAAAAACTGCAGCTGATTCAGCATTTCATAACAAGAACAAAAATGTCAACATGGTAATTCTAACAAATTAGAGTGAAGCAAACAGAAGGAACAGGGTATCACCGGAGAGATTCGTGATGGCGTTTGAGATCGCGAGAGCGGTGCAGACGCCTTTGGCACCGCCCGACATGTCTTCGCCAAGGAGCAGCTTGGCAAATctctccttcatcatctccaccTCTGAGAAAGAAATCAAAGCATAGTGTCAGGCTGATTAGCGCATCTGTTTCAGCATAACCGAGTCAATAAAAGGAAAAGGGATTGAGACTCGAAAGCGGAAATGAGGTAAAGATGTTGGTTGCAAACCGGAGAAATCCGTCGCCCTCTCCTCCACGTTCGCCTCCCAGAAGAGCACATCCCCTCCGGGATGCAGCGGGACGCCGGCGACGGGGAATCGGCGGCCAGACAAATCGATGGAGGAGTCGGACCCGGGCACCTTGGCGCtggggctgtggctgtggctgccCCCGCCATCGTTCGGCTGGTCGGAGGCGTACTCTTCCTCCGCCTCCTCGGAGGAGACGCTCCCCATCGCCGCAGCCCGGGGAGAAGTGATGATGCCGAAGCCAATTAGGTAAAGAATGCGGGACGTCCGCCGTCGGATTCTTGTAGGGATTGCCGCGATCGCTTTTCGCTTTCTCTCTCGTCCGCCTGAGGGGTGGGTTTCAGATCGGAGAAAAGAGTGGGGGAGAATgatgagagagatagagagagagagagaagaaggcgCCGCGAGCGAAGAGCTCTCACTTTTCTCGCTTTCCACCTCTCACTCTCACTCTGTTACAAATGGAAAGGGTAGGAGCGAGGATCGATGCCGGCCGTCGTCATCTTTTTTCCGTCTCTcaaataataaaacaatggtTTTTGCTCTGTTCTTTATTGGTCCATCCGACTTTTTTTTCTACATTAATTTCTCGTGACAAGAAATAATGtacaaatatgatttttttaataaatgaacaaatatgatatttaacttttattacatgattttgtggTAAATCGAATTAAACAAGACCAACTCGATTTGATTCAACCTTCTCGTTTTCTTTCGCCCATCTTCTCCATGACCCCTAAAAGATGGGGAGCAAGAACGGGTGAAGTAGGAAGAAGAGGTAGAGGAGAAGAAGCGGCACAGGTTGACCTGAATTGGTTCTAAATtggttctatatatatatatatatatatatatatatatatatatatatatatagtttttcaaTAGAGCTGTGTTATATGTTAAAAATTAATTAGTATGAACTTTTTAAAGTAAATTatccataaatcataatattTCAGTTACCAATGCATATGCATAAATTCCTTTTTAGCTTACACGTATTAATTCTTTCCCTAGTGATGATATATTATAGGATATCTTCATCTGCTCTACGGATTTGAGTTGAACATGAGGAATAATAACTCATTTCATAAATTACCTATCAATAAATTGAAGGCCAGAGAGACCATTGCAAAGACTTTGCACAATTAATAAGATTCGAGTTTGAATGCCTTGCGTATTAAAAATCGGACAATCATATCCAAAAGCTTTTTGATCTTGTTGCTGTTGAGAAGTGAAAGttccttattttattttcttgtaactTTCATTAATAGACATATGGTTTGCAGTTTCTATTAAGGAACTATAGAAAGGTGCATGATCCTCGTCCTCCTTGAAATGGGACGGGTGAGTTTTATGGCACTCAGAAAGTGAAATAAATGGAGAACATAAGTGAGCGTACGTTTATGCTCTCTGTGACCCATTGTAGCATCATCTTCCGCACAGAATGAGGGAATTCACTCACTCCATTAATGCTGAACCATTCATGACCGATCCACGAGGAAAAGGGTTGCAGGGAGACGGATGGTTGAGGTGGTGGAGCGAAGGAGTAGTTGCAAGAGTTAGCTTCTGGTTTTTACTCGACCCGTGAGGACTTGTTGGCTGCTGTTTCGTTCTCCGGTGAGGTGCAGTCGTGCTTCCCGAAAGAGAAGACGAGGGCGTGGTGCAATCATGAAGCTGGGAATCCCATGGATCACGCCCTCGCGTTTCTGAAGCCGTAAGGAACAAGCAATGCCTACCGAAGCTACGTAAAAGCACTATTTTGCTGGAGCACTTGTAGTAATCATCACTTGTTCTACGATTGCACGTGAATAAGTGTTTGATTAACATAATATAATGAGTTTGCCGTATAAGTCTTCCCATTTctacagtgatatgagatattttGGTATTACCTTACGACGATAGTTACCTCGGAACCAACGTGATATCTCCGAATCGACATAACATGCATATATAAAAGTAATACAATTAATCGCatcttaaaaagataaaaaataataataatcacgtcGCTCGGATCATACGAAACAGCATACAAAATCGAATAAGATATCTCTGCATGGTATAGAATCGGAACAGTCGGCTCATACCTTCCGGAGTGGACGAATCAATCGTTTGGAATGTCGAGAGTCATTAAAAGCTCGCATACAACTAATCTTTGACGAGAGGTATAAAACGTTACTCCAGGACATATGTCaggatattaattattattatcaaaaAAATTGACTTAAACTTCGGAGAGATTGGGCAATATATCCCCTTTCTCGATATCGACCTATTGTATAGGAACTGGACATCGAATGTAACCTTACGTCGAATGGAACCTTGGTTCCTGGAGAATGGACAAGTTCAAGAATGGAAATTCCAAGTTCCgtttgcttctcttattagctggGCTACTAACTAGCAGCACGACGTAGGAGCTTACAATCTAGTATttgatcccttttaagatcaaacTGAGATCATAAAGGAGCATCCTCCTTGAACTAATCATCAGTTTGATATCTTAACTTGCCGTGACTGTGTAAGCTTGTTTCAGTGAAGAATGACAGCCAGCAAACCAAGAGTAGCTAAACATTTCTCTTTAATTTGTTTAGTGCCAGCAGTTGGAGGATTCAAATGCTACAGGAGTTTTCTCTGAGCGGACAAACGAGCTGCACTGTCTCACTCGTGGGTGAAGTCATAACAAGGCACAGATTATAGAACAAAGTTAATCGGCATCGTGACCCTCACAACATTAACTGCTtaggacggagagagagagagagagagagagagtgattgaTCGAGCTCACGGTACAGTACTAATAATACGAAGGGCGACGGAGAATAGTACGAATCTGCGTTGGAAGAAGCGGGGGATTGGGGAGGGCACACTGTGGGCGCAGCGGAGCAGCTCTGTGACCAGGTCCCCTTCTCTGTGACTGCGGGTCCAGCTTCTATCTGCAGCAACTCATGTGCGTCGCCTGCTCGCCGCTCGTCATTTTGCGCGGCCGAGGGGCTCCAATATGAGGAGGCGGCAGGCAGCCCGGATACGATTGGTGGCTGTCCTTCACCTGGTGCCCACTGTTTCCGTCAGAACTGCTTCCGTTACGTTTTCACGAACGTAGTAAGTTCCTAATTTCTACAAGACATTTTAGGATGAGTTTGATCTATGGATACTAAATCTTTGAATTATTCAGATAAGAAATGAGATCAAGCAGTTCGACCACTTGTTGACATAGTATTCTCCTCTGGAAGCTCCATTGGCAAATACTTCCAAGAAGCATTTAGGAAAACATGGGTGCTGGTGAAGTATTCGTATCTATGCCTGCAACCAAGAAAAGATAAGCTTCTTAATATATCTTTATCGTGCATTTTTCATGTGCCCCAGAAGTTATGTCAACTTGAAGGCCAACATGATCGAACTAGTATGGTGCTTTAGAAATCAATTGTTGGAAATATTTATATAAGTATCATGAGAGAATAGTCTCATATTATTAATTATTGAAAGagtcagattatatatatattagatttaaCTCATAATTTAAAAGTTTAAATTTTAGGATTGAATTGATATCTGTCATGATATATGTTAACATTAACTAGAATGATTCAAATTAgccatttcaaaatttttgatatgatcttagagccaaaaataaaaataaattatattgccATGGATAGACGCAGATGAGTGAATCGTCCCGTAGCATCGGAAAAGATGTAAACTCTACTACTCATAATCGAGAAACTGAAGGGTTGATTCGGTGTTAATCCCGATATATGTTAACATATATTCGGGCTTTACTACGTTATAAATTGACTAATGAATTGAAATCTGTCACAATGGGATCAACCTTCTTGTTGAAGACCTCACGATCATGATGCAAGTTACAGTAAGAAATTTGGTTGAATTGAATCCACAATTTTATACGTGCTAATTGATGTATTATGGTCATCAGCACCTAAAAATGGTTTATCATCTCCACGCTGTATCAGTCATCGTTCATGCGTTATAGAGCATGGCAAATCCGTAATGAATCATTCACGCTTACTGTGCAGCTTTATTGCTCGGAAGTTACAGTACCCGAAGTTAGACTTGATCGCTGATATTATTAGGATCAAAATTTTCGAGGGTGAGAATACAATGTACAgatcctacttggaagtgactctTTCAGAAGCCATAGAGGACCAGCTGCTGGTTGAGCCCCTCTGGAGCTAAAGCTGTGGTGCACCGACTACTGGCGATGGAGGCAAGCACAGCTCTCTCCACCTCTCTTGGGACTCGGCTGTGAAGCAAGGAGATGATGTAGTCCATGCAGGCGGCTTCGCACGGCAGCGTTATCGGCCCATCGGTCGGCAAACCGAACTCTTCCTCGGACATCCTCAGGAGCTCCCGGAAGATGCTGCTGGTTAGATACTTCAAGGGCACCATGAAGCGCTTGCCGTCGGTGGTGTACATGAACACATGGCCTTTGCTTGCAACCAGAGAACTGGGTGAGTCTGCTGTAGCACTAGTATCTGAATTCTTCGACATGATTCTTCTCCTACCCAAGGCAGACACCTTCTGCCACTTCCTCACCatcttgatgagcttctttgggttCAGCATGGCTGCTGTTTGTGAAGGCTACAAGAATGCTTTGAGGCACAAGATGTAGGAGAACAGGGTTGGTGAGGGTTGTGAGGCACAAAGAAATAGGACGGATCGAGCAGTACATATATAGATAGATGAGCAAGAAAGGACATTCCATGTGGCAGTGGAGTCATGGACCAAAACCATGTGCTGATTGGATAAGCTAGCTGCCCTTGTAGTTGCATGTCTGGATTTTGGCGAAGACTCTTCTCTTGAGGTGGGGAAGACAACACGGAAACAGCCACATGGTAGCTGGGCCAATATCATTTTGTCCTTTTATATAAGATATGAAGCATGACAAGCTTACCAAATATGCAGGTGCTCTTGAGATGAAGCATGATAGGATTAGCCTAGATGCTCTTGTTCATTGTATAATGCAAGACATTATATGTAAGACATCATATAGTTTAATTGGTAAAAATTTTGACAATATATCGTAAGATACCTAAATTTCTTCTTCActacttatattttattattattattattattttgggacATAACACGAGTTGCTGCTCATGAGTGCCACAATTACAAAGATGTTGATGTACGAATATGCTAATGTTTTCTAAAAGCTAAGTGCATGTGATAATGTCCCTCTAACTTGGAGTTTCTTCTTTCTTGGTGGATCATGCATGGCAATCATTGTTGACAAGCATCATTGTCTAGTATCAGAAGGAAAGAAAAACCATGGTGAATCTGTATCTTTCTTCGGTATCGTTTGGTGAGAGGCAGAGTCATGTGCTTGGGAGACCTGAAAACGATCTGAGAGTAACCCTTGTTGAACTGGTTGGATCCATGCCTCATTGATAGTGATGCTTATCTGAACAGTTATCATCCTATTGTGGCTTGTGGCTATCTTTCTGTGACATGCTATCGTACATGCCATGCAACGTTTGATATTCTGTCTGCTTCCAACTTGCACTTCTTTTTTCTATAATTTTTGAAGATCTTTCTGGAATGCAGTTCGATACAACTCACCGAAGACTCTTGCCATccatgagagagaaagagagaaagagagagagagagagagagaattgtgaTGTCACATGGAACTGGGGCTTGAGAAAGACCCACTTGTACCAATGGACAGTTTCTTCAGACAAGGAGGGCAAGCTTGTTGTTTGCTGTTCCAACTTACTTTGGCATCTGGTGCTTTTTACTTTACCTACATGTTTGGGGAGGGGCAAACATGCGTCTATGGATGCAATCTATCCACGAACTATTTCATGAAGGCTTTTTAGGTGGACGAATCTGAACTGCAAGAGTTCCTGGATACGTATCATAGATCCTATATATCGGGTGTGAGAATCCGATATCCGACCCAAAATGTTGGATGTGAATCCTCATTTGGATCTGTATAACTATCAGTTCCGGGTCCATGTGGATGCAATTGAGTCCGACCCGGTAACGTTCCTGCTCATAGCGTCGCCGGTCTTTGGTGTGGACTGAAATCCGGACAGACATCGGTTGGTCGACCTCATCGAGGGAGAAGGGAGTATGGGCGGCGGCGGAGGGCACGGTGAGAGCACGACGTACAAGGGCTTCACCATCCACCACCCCAAGCGGTGGCACGTCGTGACCGGGAAGGGCCTCTGCGCCATCATGTGGTAACTTCATCTTCCCCCCAGCCGCGAACCCTAACCCTCTGCATCCC
This Musa acuminata AAA Group cultivar baxijiao chromosome BXJ1-2, Cavendish_Baxijiao_AAA, whole genome shotgun sequence DNA region includes the following protein-coding sequences:
- the LOC135612448 gene encoding auxin-responsive protein SAUR64-like, translated to MLNPKKLIKMVRKWQKVSALGRRRIMSKNSDTSATADSPSSLVASKGHVFMYTTDGKRFMVPLKYLTSSIFRELLRMSEEEFGLPTDGPITLPCEAACMDYIISLLHSRVPREVERAVLASIASSRCTTALAPEGLNQQLVLYGF
- the LOC135597544 gene encoding rop guanine nucleotide exchange factor 1-like; amino-acid sequence: MGSVSSEEAEEEYASDQPNDGGGSHSHSPSAKVPGSDSSIDLSGRRFPVAGVPLHPGGDVLFWEANVEERATDFSEVEMMKERFAKLLLGEDMSGGAKGVCTALAISNAITNLSAAVFGELWRLEPLAPQKKTMWRREMDWLLSVSDYIVELVPSIQELPGGRSFEVMVSCHRTDLQMNLPALKKLDAMLLGMLDGFCNTEFWYVDRGFLVTDADEDASKTCPSSSFRRASSRQEEKWWLPCPGVPPTGLSEEARKRLQLSRDCANQILKAAMAINSAVLSEMETPDVYFETLPKYGKTCLGDIIYRYITADSFSPECLLDCLELSSEHHILEIANRIEAAIHVWRLKGQSKQSQSKAKNSWSGKFIGLVGDTERFLFLAERGEGLLQSLRLRYPALPQTILDMNKIQYNKDVGQSILESYSRVMESLAFNIVARIDDLIFVDDATKNCAAPESISIFNRGGLGGIPIHKRISPSPFSFQNTPSASPFCPSTPLIGSPVTVPSSLSKGSRQEQQEGKVERLISGNADEVWSYTRELCSRKETGDAPERN
- the LOC135611349 gene encoding pentatricopeptide repeat-containing protein At5g56310-like; this translates as MAATLPSEISISHSTHDALPRCRVPSKSALISAMKVSSLLASSHDGRAVHARVVKAGLGTDRFVASSVISFYSSCSDLDSARKAFDGVLVKDVALQTALLIGYAQNGEITQARALFDGVMEKDVVAWNAMLSAYTHCGLPQDALQLFREMQMSNCRPNEVTLIGALSACSQIGCLALGEWIHGYLRRHPEVRRTTTLNNSLVHLYAKCGKINAALDTFLEHGSRDLESWNTMLTGFAINGCGTSALSLFSQMMKLGVRPDRISFVGVLMACSHFGMVDDARRCLDCMTRFYGIEPSAEHYGCLVDVLSRGGHLDEARSLLESMPCEADASAWGALLGGCFAHGKYELGIEAAVHLIQLQPLEEGRYVALQNLYAMVGRTEDALRVRKVMCDMGIRRSSGTSMIEVEGVVHEFLAGDL